A window of Paenibacillus sp. 19GGS1-52 contains these coding sequences:
- a CDS encoding MarR family transcriptional regulator, producing the protein MSEKHWEQLEQADWLFRKMVRRFVKERDRVSVEGITLPGMLILHKIIREGEQKLGSLAEQLDFTSGAITALSDKLEAGGYTVRRRKEDDRRTVLLDITDKGREMYERNGNIGARCITLLFAGFTEEELALQSRFYERIISNLEGFADALLELAQQNAETPVPSAPEQKPQRNTKKSNYLSY; encoded by the coding sequence ATGAGCGAGAAGCACTGGGAGCAGCTGGAGCAGGCCGATTGGCTGTTTCGCAAAATGGTTCGAAGATTTGTGAAGGAACGGGATCGGGTTTCGGTGGAGGGGATAACATTGCCGGGGATGCTGATTCTGCACAAAATCATCCGTGAGGGTGAGCAGAAGCTTGGCTCTTTGGCGGAGCAGTTGGATTTCACCTCTGGTGCCATCACCGCATTAAGCGACAAGCTGGAGGCAGGCGGATATACGGTGCGCAGGCGCAAAGAGGATGACCGCAGAACGGTATTACTGGACATTACGGATAAGGGCCGGGAAATGTATGAACGTAACGGCAACATCGGGGCCCGATGTATTACGCTTCTGTTCGCGGGTTTTACGGAGGAAGAACTGGCTCTGCAAAGCCGCTTCTATGAGCGGATCATCAGCAATCTGGAGGGCTTCGCGGATGCTCTTCTGGAACTGGCGCAGCAGAATGCTGAAACTCCCGTCCCGTCAGCTCCTGAACAGAAGCCGCAGAGAAACACGAAGAAGAGTAATTATCTAAGCTACTAA
- a CDS encoding HAMP domain-containing sensor histidine kinase: MRVSIKLKFSLFLAVLLILAVSVLSYVVLRGVERNQLTQTEGYLAQHVKTVNLRVKQTFYTGARLEPQAFMQQRGRELAVELAGFTGLEVTLYNAKGLLVGSSVQGNPRPSTPDVKAVLAYALQNKIAYESVGESLLYLAPLQGPEEQMGVVQLQYSLKSSQSFQRTLQNLFLSTGIAVLVFSFILGYLYFNRAAAAIRRLKKAAEDIRRADYIAAPPFRRKDELGELAEGIYFMSKEIESNIAAKDEEQRKLQLAVNKLQALEQQQKQYIGNISHEFKTPLTAIKAYVDLLNMYDDDPKLLLDAKVNIAKETQRLYEMVEKVLELTALEKYDFESQAELLEVSEALRDICGRMSGKAERYGLIITLDVEPAHIWIDRESFMHIFINLLDNAIKYNVPEGTIHIHCETREGRVWLTIRDSGIGIPEEARDKIFEPFYTVNRDRSRQSGGTGLGLSLVRNLVEKQNGSIALLETEGEGSTFQLSFPAIS, encoded by the coding sequence ATGAGAGTGAGTATTAAACTGAAATTCAGCCTGTTTCTGGCGGTACTGCTGATTCTAGCTGTAAGTGTGTTAAGCTATGTCGTTCTGCGCGGAGTGGAGCGGAATCAGCTGACCCAGACGGAAGGGTATCTGGCCCAGCATGTCAAAACCGTCAATCTGCGGGTGAAGCAGACTTTTTATACAGGTGCGCGCCTGGAGCCGCAGGCGTTCATGCAGCAGCGGGGCCGTGAGCTGGCGGTAGAACTGGCTGGATTCACCGGACTTGAGGTGACACTTTATAATGCTAAGGGGCTGCTCGTGGGTTCCTCGGTTCAAGGCAATCCAAGGCCCAGCACTCCGGATGTGAAGGCAGTGCTGGCCTATGCGCTGCAGAATAAAATTGCTTATGAGAGTGTTGGGGAATCACTTCTATACTTAGCTCCGCTGCAGGGGCCTGAGGAGCAGATGGGGGTAGTACAATTACAATATTCACTGAAGAGCTCCCAAAGCTTTCAGCGAACATTGCAGAATTTATTCCTAAGTACGGGGATAGCCGTGCTGGTCTTCAGCTTCATTCTCGGCTATCTGTATTTCAATCGGGCGGCCGCAGCGATTAGACGACTTAAGAAAGCAGCGGAGGATATTCGCCGTGCCGATTATATCGCAGCCCCTCCTTTTCGGCGTAAGGATGAACTGGGAGAGCTGGCTGAAGGCATCTACTTCATGAGTAAGGAAATTGAGAGCAACATCGCTGCCAAGGATGAGGAGCAGCGTAAATTACAGTTGGCTGTGAATAAGCTGCAGGCGCTGGAGCAGCAGCAGAAGCAGTATATCGGCAACATCAGCCATGAATTCAAAACACCCCTGACCGCCATTAAGGCCTATGTGGATCTGCTTAATATGTATGATGATGATCCCAAGCTGCTGCTGGATGCCAAGGTCAACATTGCTAAAGAAACACAGCGACTGTACGAAATGGTTGAGAAGGTGCTAGAGCTAACTGCGCTGGAGAAATATGATTTTGAATCACAGGCAGAGCTGCTGGAAGTGTCGGAAGCCCTGCGTGATATTTGCGGCCGTATGAGCGGCAAGGCGGAGCGTTACGGGCTGATTATTACCCTTGATGTGGAGCCCGCTCATATCTGGATTGATCGAGAAAGCTTTATGCATATTTTTATCAATCTGCTGGATAATGCGATCAAATACAATGTCCCGGAAGGGACGATTCATATTCATTGTGAAACGAGGGAAGGCCGGGTATGGCTGACCATTCGAGACTCTGGCATTGGTATTCCCGAGGAAGCAAGGGACAAAATATTCGAACCCTTCTACACGGTCAACCGGGATCGTTCCAGACAATCCGGGGGTACGGGGCTAGGCCTGTCACTAGTGCGCAATTTGGTGGAGAAGCAGAATGGGAGTATTGCTCTCTTAGAGACGGAAGGGGAAGGCTCGACGTTCCAGCTGTCTTTTCCGGCTATATCCTGA
- a CDS encoding response regulator transcription factor, with translation MNKKVLVVDDEPGIVSAIAYALRREGYEVDTAGDGEEALSKALTFHPNVIVLDVMMPKMSGYDVCRKLEHRDDIGIILLTVKNDIVDKIVGLELGADDYMTKPFEIRELLARVKALLRRLDKNTGEVKTELIQYGELRVHPDHRTAQLGETLLELTPKEFDLLLLLLSHPQRVYMRDELLEQVWDMDYAGGTRTVDIHMQRLRKKLGDPYQNILQTVYGIGYKAVPEARSYS, from the coding sequence ATGAATAAAAAGGTACTAGTAGTCGATGATGAGCCAGGTATCGTAAGCGCGATTGCTTATGCACTCCGGCGTGAAGGATATGAAGTGGATACGGCCGGTGACGGAGAAGAGGCACTTAGCAAGGCGTTGACTTTTCATCCGAACGTCATTGTACTGGATGTGATGATGCCCAAGATGAGCGGCTACGATGTCTGCCGGAAGCTGGAGCATCGGGACGACATTGGAATTATTTTGCTCACCGTTAAGAATGATATTGTCGATAAAATCGTCGGTCTGGAGCTTGGCGCGGATGATTATATGACTAAGCCATTCGAAATCCGCGAGCTGCTGGCCCGCGTAAAGGCGCTGCTGCGCAGACTGGATAAGAATACGGGCGAGGTCAAGACAGAGCTTATTCAATATGGTGAGTTGCGGGTTCACCCGGATCATCGGACGGCTCAGCTTGGCGAAACGTTGCTGGAATTAACCCCAAAGGAGTTCGATCTTCTGCTACTCTTGTTGTCCCATCCCCAACGTGTGTATATGCGGGATGAACTGTTGGAGCAGGTATGGGATATGGATTATGCAGGAGGCACACGTACGGTGGATATCCATATGCAGCGTCTGCGTAAAAAACTGGGTGATCCGTACCAAAATATACTGCAAACCGTTTATGGTATTGGATACAAAGCTGTACCGGAGGCGAGGAGTTATTCATGA
- a CDS encoding AI-2E family transporter translates to MEVFKRYFANLTVRRFLILGLIALLLYSIRDMLNLVLLTFLIAYVMNSFQVLLSKRISRYVKVNSKVIIIILYLALISMIVLALVKYLPKVYTQIKQLTNFLSNLTPEDLPKNDITQYIFNMLKDLNYQSYMNQGIEYVLKISNWGTTFVLATILSLVFILEKNRIVSFTSRLRESKISWFYVELEYFGKKFISSFGKVIEAQILIALFNTCFTVIGLWVLGFFFVPFPYLFALSIMIFLLSLIPVVGFVISLIPLCIIGYNIGGLSMMIYIMALIAVLHVIEGYFLNPKLMSSKMNLPMFYTFIVLLFSEHYIGVWGLILGIPIFVFFLDILEISREKQ, encoded by the coding sequence ATGGAAGTATTCAAGCGTTACTTCGCGAATTTAACAGTCCGGCGTTTTTTGATTTTGGGACTAATTGCGCTGCTGTTGTACAGTATTAGAGATATGCTGAATCTGGTGTTGCTGACATTTTTGATTGCTTATGTAATGAACAGTTTTCAGGTCTTGCTGAGCAAGCGGATCAGTAGATACGTCAAGGTGAACAGCAAGGTAATTATTATCATTTTATACCTTGCGCTGATCAGCATGATCGTATTGGCTCTGGTTAAATACCTGCCTAAGGTGTACACGCAAATTAAGCAATTAACCAATTTCCTGAGCAATTTAACCCCTGAAGATCTTCCAAAGAACGATATTACTCAGTATATATTCAATATGCTGAAGGATTTGAACTATCAATCCTATATGAATCAGGGCATAGAATATGTGCTGAAGATAAGCAACTGGGGCACAACCTTCGTATTAGCAACCATTCTGAGCCTTGTGTTCATCCTAGAGAAGAATCGGATTGTCAGCTTCACCTCCCGCCTGAGAGAAAGCAAGATTTCGTGGTTCTATGTAGAGTTGGAGTACTTTGGCAAAAAATTCATCTCGTCCTTCGGCAAGGTGATTGAAGCGCAGATTCTTATTGCGTTGTTCAATACGTGCTTTACGGTTATCGGACTGTGGGTACTAGGCTTCTTTTTCGTCCCGTTTCCCTACCTCTTTGCACTGTCTATTATGATATTTCTGCTCAGCTTAATTCCGGTTGTCGGCTTTGTGATCTCACTGATCCCGTTGTGTATCATCGGTTATAATATTGGCGGGCTGTCCATGATGATTTATATAATGGCGCTGATTGCAGTGCTGCATGTCATTGAAGGTTATTTTCTGAATCCGAAGCTGATGTCCTCCAAGATGAATCTGCCGATGTTCTACACCTTTATCGTACTGCTGTTCTCCGAGCATTATATAGGGGTTTGGGGCCTTATTCTTGGCATCCCGATTTTTGTCTTCTTTCTCGATATTTTGGAGATCAGCAGAGAGAAGCAATAA
- a CDS encoding SDR family oxidoreductase, which yields MSKNKIMCITGASSGIGLATALSFSRQGWTVYAGTRHLAREQQQYGEENNLHWVELEVTKPESIKLVIDRIELEHGTLDVLFCNAGFGYLRSLGQAPVEDIQRVFDTNVYGVMHTIQAALPLMRQTGYGHIIATSSVGGLVGQPMNEIYCASKFALEGLLESLATYYKPLFNIDVTLLEPGAIATEFNKTVLGHVASTGGILDDEYKPILDAYTATFLKRNVEPQTSESVADVMWELVHMENKPLRIRTSERAEQFVAHKVSTDPTGLEGVLSTRKIQLNL from the coding sequence ATGAGTAAAAATAAAATCATGTGCATCACCGGCGCGTCGTCCGGAATTGGCTTGGCAACGGCTTTATCCTTTTCGCGCCAAGGCTGGACCGTCTATGCCGGAACACGTCATTTAGCACGTGAGCAACAGCAGTACGGGGAGGAAAATAATCTTCATTGGGTAGAGCTGGAGGTTACGAAACCGGAGAGCATTAAACTTGTTATCGATCGTATTGAGCTTGAACATGGAACACTGGATGTGCTGTTCTGCAATGCCGGATTTGGGTACCTTAGATCACTGGGACAAGCACCTGTAGAGGACATTCAACGTGTCTTCGATACTAATGTTTATGGAGTAATGCATACTATTCAAGCGGCACTGCCTCTTATGCGCCAAACCGGATATGGGCATATTATCGCCACATCCAGCGTAGGCGGTTTGGTCGGTCAACCGATGAATGAGATCTATTGCGCCAGCAAGTTCGCACTTGAGGGTTTACTGGAAAGTCTGGCTACCTATTACAAGCCATTGTTCAATATTGACGTTACTTTACTTGAACCAGGGGCAATTGCCACCGAGTTCAACAAAACTGTTCTGGGCCATGTCGCCAGCACTGGTGGGATTCTAGATGATGAGTATAAACCTATTCTGGATGCTTATACGGCGACGTTTCTTAAACGAAACGTTGAACCACAGACGTCCGAGTCCGTTGCCGACGTGATGTGGGAATTAGTGCACATGGAGAACAAGCCGCTGCGTATACGCACATCCGAGCGGGCGGAGCAATTTGTAGCCCATAAAGTAAGCACAGACCCCACTGGTCTGGAAGGCGTGCTGAGCACCCGCAAGATTCAGCTGAATCTGTAA
- a CDS encoding MBL fold metallo-hydrolase yields the protein MLKWKAGSIALFQSDLYETNSLVVETSDYVLVADPCWLPREVEEIRQYVEGIRAERKLLLLFTHSDFDHIISYGAFPEAEVIASRAFADKSMAEQESILEQIREFDDSYYLRRPYVITYPVVDHVMEADGQIMIFGDIRLTGYSSRGHNNDGMFTLIEPLGLFIAGDYLSDVEFPYIEDSIISYEETLHKVEPIIARHPITLMVPGHGETTGSLNELRRRRDAGLNYIMNMRVAVASGVQGNIDQLIAGCAFPRNMTKFHQSNQLLFQNEQTP from the coding sequence ATGTTGAAGTGGAAGGCTGGGTCCATTGCGTTATTTCAGAGTGATCTGTATGAGACGAATTCACTCGTTGTAGAAACTTCGGATTATGTGCTAGTTGCCGATCCCTGCTGGCTTCCCCGTGAAGTGGAGGAGATCCGCCAGTATGTAGAGGGAATTCGTGCCGAAAGAAAGCTTCTACTCTTATTTACACACTCTGACTTTGATCATATTATCAGCTATGGCGCTTTCCCGGAGGCAGAGGTTATTGCAAGCAGAGCATTCGCTGACAAAAGCATGGCAGAGCAAGAGAGTATTCTGGAGCAAATTCGTGAGTTCGATGATAGTTACTATCTCAGAAGACCTTATGTAATAACCTATCCAGTAGTGGATCATGTTATGGAGGCAGACGGTCAAATAATGATTTTTGGAGATATAAGACTGACGGGGTACAGTTCTCGGGGGCATAATAACGATGGAATGTTTACTCTAATCGAGCCGCTTGGCTTGTTCATCGCCGGTGATTATTTGTCAGATGTAGAGTTCCCTTATATTGAGGACAGCATTATCTCATATGAGGAAACTCTACATAAGGTTGAACCCATAATTGCCCGTCATCCCATTACCTTGATGGTCCCAGGGCATGGAGAGACGACGGGTAGCTTAAATGAGCTTAGAAGACGACGCGATGCAGGCTTGAATTATATTATGAATATGCGAGTGGCAGTGGCGTCCGGTGTACAAGGGAACATCGACCAACTGATCGCAGGCTGTGCTTTTCCCCGCAATATGACAAAGTTTCACCAGAGCAATCAGTTGTTGTTCCAGAATGAGCAAACCCCATAG
- a CDS encoding transcriptional regulator, with amino-acid sequence MKVQRLKQAAFGEENADLSPREQLLRPMIDAIAQTMDLYGANYSFGQLYGIMFFEDKPMTLEEMKKVMNMSKSNMSYGVRSLMSSKMVTKLDEKRERKDLYVAETDFFQTFKNFFTLKLQREIDVMKEALGSVMPELEELTSAADTPEEERQYCLRDLDKLQHAVKYYNWLQQFVDGLQEGEYFANFPASGFKSSSE; translated from the coding sequence ATGAAGGTGCAACGATTGAAACAGGCCGCCTTTGGCGAAGAGAATGCGGATTTATCTCCACGAGAGCAGTTGCTGCGTCCAATGATTGATGCCATTGCCCAGACGATGGACTTATATGGAGCGAACTATTCGTTCGGGCAGCTCTATGGAATTATGTTTTTTGAGGATAAGCCGATGACACTCGAGGAAATGAAGAAAGTCATGAATATGAGCAAAAGCAATATGAGCTATGGCGTCCGTTCGTTGATGTCCTCCAAGATGGTTACCAAGCTTGATGAGAAACGGGAGCGAAAGGATCTGTACGTTGCGGAGACGGATTTCTTCCAGACCTTCAAGAATTTCTTCACGTTGAAGTTGCAGCGGGAGATTGATGTGATGAAGGAGGCGCTCGGTTCCGTTATGCCGGAGCTCGAGGAACTAACCAGCGCGGCGGACACCCCAGAAGAAGAACGGCAATATTGTCTGAGGGATTTAGATAAACTGCAGCATGCAGTAAAGTATTACAATTGGTTGCAGCAGTTTGTGGATGGGCTTCAGGAAGGCGAGTATTTTGCAAATTTCCCAGCAAGCGGGTTTAAATCAAGCTCAGAATAG
- a CDS encoding sugar ABC transporter permease, producing MTRSKFIGGLKPVLFTLPAMIPFVVFWLAPLLYVFYLSFTEWDFMSPEKTFVGLTNYVDLFSNQAFYKALRVTVLFCAGSVLPVILIGLGLALLMNSKLKGAALYQVLLFSPWVTPTVAVSIVWSWIYEPDVGLANTVLSFLGLEKIGWLHDPNWALVGVLIVTIWKSVGWAMIFYLVALRNVPTDLLEAAGLDGASPFYKFIRITLPLISPTTLFLFIVQIIGALQAYDQINVLTQGGPSGSTRTLLYMYYQSAFESFQIGEASTVAMVLVFICMLLSVISLGVSKRTTHYQ from the coding sequence ATGACACGTTCGAAATTTATAGGCGGTTTGAAGCCTGTGCTCTTTACACTGCCGGCGATGATTCCGTTCGTTGTATTTTGGCTGGCGCCATTATTGTATGTTTTTTATCTCAGCTTTACGGAATGGGACTTCATGAGCCCGGAGAAAACCTTTGTGGGCCTAACCAATTATGTGGATCTTTTCAGCAACCAAGCCTTTTACAAAGCGCTTAGAGTAACTGTGCTGTTCTGTGCAGGGAGTGTACTGCCGGTCATTCTGATCGGATTGGGTTTAGCCCTTCTCATGAATAGCAAACTTAAAGGCGCTGCCCTCTATCAGGTGTTGTTATTCTCGCCTTGGGTCACCCCAACGGTTGCCGTCTCCATCGTCTGGTCCTGGATCTATGAACCTGACGTAGGCCTAGCCAATACCGTGCTTTCCTTTCTGGGTCTGGAGAAAATCGGCTGGCTGCATGATCCGAACTGGGCCCTTGTGGGTGTACTTATCGTGACGATCTGGAAATCGGTTGGTTGGGCGATGATTTTCTATCTGGTTGCGCTGCGCAATGTACCTACGGACCTGCTGGAAGCAGCCGGACTTGATGGAGCGAGTCCTTTTTACAAATTCATCCGTATCACATTGCCGCTAATCTCACCCACTACGCTATTTCTGTTCATTGTGCAGATCATAGGGGCGCTTCAGGCTTACGATCAGATTAACGTGCTTACTCAAGGAGGGCCTTCCGGCTCCACGCGCACCCTGCTCTATATGTATTATCAATCCGCCTTCGAGTCATTCCAAATCGGGGAGGCTTCTACCGTCGCCATGGTCTTAGTGTTCATCTGCATGCTGCTGTCTGTAATTTCGCTTGGAGTCAGCAAACGGACCACCCACTATCAGTAA
- a CDS encoding carbohydrate ABC transporter permease gives MSTIIRIGRLSRHLFFAVIALLMAFPFYWMVTSALKTNDEIWQSPPTLWPKVPLWGNFAEAWHEAPFFRYMGNSIFVAVSIVLLQIINSGMMAYALTHMKFRLKGLFAGVIMFGYMVPATAVYLPGYLVLSELHLLDSYAGLILSNCVSVFSIFLIRQAFLQVPHEMVEAGEVDGSSHLRILWTIIVPITRSSFAVLALITFIDQYNNYFWPMLITKDPNLQLVSAGLRSFFVEGGAYGLKWPLIMAASAFTIAPLLLVFLLAQKTIMGSVNMTAGSSKG, from the coding sequence ATGAGTACGATCATTCGAATCGGCAGACTGTCCCGCCATTTGTTTTTTGCTGTAATTGCACTCTTGATGGCCTTCCCCTTCTATTGGATGGTCACCAGCGCACTGAAAACAAATGATGAAATCTGGCAGTCCCCGCCTACACTTTGGCCGAAAGTCCCGCTGTGGGGCAACTTCGCTGAAGCCTGGCATGAGGCGCCGTTCTTCAGATATATGGGCAACAGCATCTTCGTCGCCGTCTCCATCGTGCTGCTCCAGATCATCAATTCCGGCATGATGGCTTACGCACTTACACACATGAAATTCCGCTTAAAAGGGTTGTTTGCGGGCGTAATTATGTTTGGCTATATGGTTCCGGCTACCGCGGTCTACTTGCCCGGTTATCTCGTCCTGTCGGAGCTGCATCTGCTGGACTCGTATGCCGGATTGATCCTATCTAACTGCGTAAGTGTATTCTCCATTTTTCTGATCAGACAAGCTTTCCTGCAGGTTCCGCATGAGATGGTAGAAGCCGGAGAAGTGGATGGATCCTCCCATTTGCGGATTCTATGGACCATTATTGTACCGATTACGCGTTCTTCCTTCGCTGTGCTGGCCCTGATCACCTTCATTGACCAGTACAACAACTATTTCTGGCCGATGCTGATCACGAAGGACCCGAACCTGCAACTGGTGTCTGCCGGACTGCGTAGCTTTTTCGTTGAAGGAGGTGCATACGGATTGAAATGGCCGCTAATCATGGCCGCCAGCGCCTTTACCATCGCCCCTCTGCTGCTTGTGTTTCTGCTGGCCCAGAAAACCATTATGGGAAGTGTCAATATGACCGCCGGATCAAGCAAAGGGTGA
- a CDS encoding ABC transporter substrate-binding protein: MNVVKRLSAMSLIAGFTVLTACGGNSATNVTAANGASTAPSASAAPTQSAPVTIEFWYGLGGKLGENMNALIQKFNASQQEVIVKGIVQADYTETEQKLQAAIATGQVPAAVLSSNVDWARKGYFASIDELIALQPDFNKDDFVQTFMNQGQVDGKQYFLPMYGTTQIMYYRKDAFEKSGIDPSTLKTWEDLAAAAEKMTVKDGGKTTFFGWEPMWGSGNMIDATLSKGGHILSEDGKKVLIDSPEWIETWDLFRKWIHEDKTMQIHSGGQGWEYWYKTIDDVMKGQAAGYIGSSGDQGDLDFSIVSAMEQPGWAGVGEGKPVAQAIMAGIPSKASDAEKQAAMKWLTYFTNSENTAFWSINTGYISVRQSALQDPAFVSFSESNPQIKIPLMQAAHGSEPFQDPTGGKINDALTIAADKVQIENIPAAEALKEAQATAQAALDKLK, encoded by the coding sequence ATGAACGTAGTGAAGAGATTGTCTGCTATGTCTTTAATTGCCGGTTTTACGGTATTGACCGCTTGCGGTGGGAATTCCGCTACTAATGTTACAGCAGCAAATGGAGCATCAACAGCACCTTCTGCTTCAGCAGCTCCGACACAAAGCGCACCCGTAACTATTGAGTTCTGGTATGGACTCGGCGGCAAGCTTGGTGAGAATATGAATGCGCTCATCCAGAAATTCAACGCTTCCCAGCAGGAAGTTATTGTAAAAGGCATTGTGCAAGCCGACTATACCGAAACCGAGCAGAAGCTGCAGGCAGCGATTGCTACAGGACAAGTCCCTGCTGCCGTGCTCTCCTCTAATGTGGACTGGGCCCGCAAGGGCTATTTTGCTTCGATAGACGAGCTTATCGCTCTGCAGCCGGATTTCAATAAAGATGATTTTGTCCAGACCTTTATGAATCAAGGGCAGGTGGATGGCAAGCAATATTTCCTCCCGATGTACGGAACCACACAGATTATGTACTACCGCAAGGACGCTTTTGAGAAGAGTGGCATAGATCCAAGTACGTTGAAGACCTGGGAAGATCTGGCCGCTGCCGCTGAGAAAATGACCGTTAAAGACGGTGGAAAAACAACGTTCTTCGGCTGGGAACCGATGTGGGGCTCCGGCAATATGATCGATGCAACACTTAGCAAAGGCGGCCACATTCTTAGCGAGGATGGCAAAAAAGTGCTGATCGACTCCCCCGAGTGGATCGAGACCTGGGATCTGTTCCGCAAGTGGATTCACGAAGATAAGACAATGCAGATTCATTCCGGCGGACAAGGCTGGGAATATTGGTACAAGACGATTGATGACGTAATGAAAGGACAGGCCGCAGGCTACATTGGTTCCAGTGGAGATCAGGGAGATCTGGACTTCAGCATCGTATCCGCGATGGAACAACCGGGCTGGGCCGGGGTTGGCGAAGGAAAGCCGGTAGCTCAAGCTATCATGGCTGGTATCCCATCCAAGGCAAGCGATGCTGAGAAGCAAGCAGCCATGAAATGGCTGACTTACTTCACGAATTCGGAGAATACTGCTTTCTGGTCCATTAATACTGGTTATATTTCCGTCCGCCAATCTGCACTGCAAGACCCTGCATTCGTCTCTTTCAGCGAGAGCAATCCGCAGATCAAGATTCCACTGATGCAGGCAGCGCACGGTTCCGAGCCTTTCCAGGACCCTACTGGCGGCAAGATCAATGATGCCCTGACAATCGCAGCAGACAAGGTGCAGATCGAGAATATTCCAGCAGCGGAAGCCCTGAAGGAAGCCCAGGCAACAGCACAGGCAGCATTAGACAAATTGAAATAA